CCGTTTTAAGCACAACTTCATAAAATCTTAGCCGTCGTGCTACACAATTatattttgcacattttgttAGGAAATAAGACAAGAAAAATGTACTTTCATTGTCGATCAGCcatattttcccatttttagAATGGATTAGGTTTTTTGTATAATTCGAAGAAAAACTTGGATGGTGTCCTCTTCCTTCTGCGAAATTAATCCTGACATACCTGTATATGAAATAATTAGACAATTAAATACATACTGAATACAAAATATGGCAGGAGTTTCACATGATGATAATGGCCATTTAATGTATTGCACATTGCCtatatttatattgtaattatattCATAGTATTTATGCAGTATAGATATAAGTGTTATCTGAAGACACAAATAAAATatagatttgtaaaaaataacGTATGTTCAGCattaagatattttgcatgttatGACATATGAATCAGACGACAATGATACATTACCTGTCTAGATGTGCAGTTAAAAAGTCAAGCAATATCACAGTCCCCCATTGTACAATTTCAGCTATTCCTTCCGGTGTTTTGTCTATAATGTTAGAGGAACTGATAGTGCGACCAGTGATTGGCTGTCTTTTTATAAAAGCATCGTATATGATAGGGGGAAGCCTTGTCTTGGAACTGAAAGCAAGGAAAACAGAACACAAAAATGTCATACAACGATTGATTTGGGCAAATATCTCAAGAAACAAACTAATAATATAGAAGACAAATAATTATGAGGTGTGTTCTATAGAAACCCTGACAAATGCTGTCATATCTTCACATACTATAAAAAATCGATAACACTGTTATAAATTTTAGATGTTTAAGTGTTTAGTcgcaatatcaaaataatgctttctttgaaaaaatataagtaaatGCTAATTTCCATGGCACCACCATGTGAAGTCCACCGGTCCAATTGTgttctttttcttattttctaatCTACGTTGGtgaatgtttatatgaaatgttAACGTTCCGCCAATTGCGTCAAATAATACATTTGACATCATGAAAATGCTTTGCAGACATACTGTTTTGGTCATACCCTGAAAATAATTGATGAATGAAGATAAGCGATAATACGTAGTTAGTGTTTTGAATAAAAGATGAACGGAACGACAGTTACTATACTGTATTATGTTAACTGGAAAATGTccaacagtaaaatattttatcaatgggATGAGTGGTAACGTGGGTTTGAGAGTATGGCTGACGTTTCGCTGTCAGTTCAGACTTCAGGCGAAAGTAAAGTCACATTTCCTTTATATCGGTAGATGCATTTACAGGTTGGTGTCCCATTTCGTAAACACCACaggaatattatatataattagatATGTTTGCTGTTCAGCTTTCCTCTTTAATTGCGTATACGGTTCTTTAAaggaatataatatataattagattttgtaagaataaacACTGTCGCCGTATGAGGCAGACGTGTTTTCTTTGCTTTTAAATCTTACCAGAATAACTCACTAATAAAGTTTTGTGTGGAGATTGTGCTGAAAATTGGATATAATGGATATAAATGTACGTTGAATCTTTCTGAACTACTAGGTTGCAGTATCTTCAGTGATTGTGTGGCTTGCATCCagtgaaattttgataaatttcttcaTGAAGTTACATCAGACATTACCTGTCGTTCACTTGTAAAGTATACCTACACTAGAGATCAATTATTGGATAACGGATATACGTTATCGAACGATAGGGGATTAGGGAAACTACACCCTGCGGCATATAGGATCATAAACTTACACAATATAGCCTGTAAAAAGAAAATCCACAGAAGTAAACGAGGTTGTAAAAGTACAGTAATTCCTAAACAAAATGGtgtgaactttaaaaaaaagtgatATACCCTGAGAAATACAATCCGTACAGAAATACAAGCAAACATGTATCCTGCTTTACCTTGAACTGTAGATCTGTTGCTAAAGAAAGATGATTTTTCAGGGATGAGATGGTAGATTTCGctcttttgactgaaacttggACGAGAAACTACATCAGTTTGAAACATCTgacttgaaccagaatggatataaattaagTGTTACTAATATAAAAAAAAGCAAACCGGTGGTGGTATTCTGATCACTCGTAGAAACACGATCAATTTGCGAATGGTAACTCACGGTACTGTTCGAAGATTTAAATATAGTATTTGGAAACTCGTTTTCAAAATTTTGTCCATACACGGCTCTATCGACTGGTTACCAGTTTGttgttgatttctttgattttaccgaACACATTTTGCCACATTATGAAACTTCACTTATAATTGGTGATTTTAATTTGCTTGATTACAGTGACAAGAGTGTTATTACTAACTTTAAAGATTCCCTTGTAGCAATGGGCCTGGAACAACATGCTGATTTCAGTGCTAATGCAGGAGAACATAGCTAGGATCTAGTCATAACTGAGTCATTTATTGACCTTAATATAGAGAAATGTGAGCCTGGACCATTTTATCTGATCACCTTGATGTTACGGttctcttagatgttaaaaaagaGTATATGCATATcatttgaaacttcaaacatttGAAGTAATCAGAATTTTCCAGTGACCTATGTGCAATAAACTTTGATTCACAGAATATCAACAATGTTGTGAATGAGTTAgaatcggaaatagaggatgtcctgaataagTACGCTCCTCTTAAAGAGAAATctataattcagagagcacccaaaccatggttcaatgaaaaattgcaacatctaaagcaacaaaaaagaaaatctgAACGTACATGGAGGCGTTACGGTAACGcagatcagtttgagtcgtataaagCACTAAGAAACGAATTcaatacttttttaatgtttcgtgagtttttacatttcatcatttatattgtAAGGTTTGTTAAATGTACAGCGCCACTGGATATGTCATTGCAtagaaatttataaaattaattaatttcagtttcagttcTTAGAAATGTGTAGAAAATGCTTTATTGGCGAGAAACATGAAACCACTTGTAGTCGCGAATAATATTGATTAATTTTAATAAGGCAAGGTCACAATGACGAAGGAGTGCTTAAGTGGTAAGATCTTGACCTAGACCTGCAATTTAGGCATTCATATTCAGCGTTTTCTTATTAGcatatttccaaattttaaacaGGACAAGAAATAACGATATTAGAACATTCTCCTGGTATTTTTTATTAGCTTATTTAAACTGTcatttaaatatgataaaagagaAACATTATATTATCATAGCAATAATTGACCTCTTAAGGTTTAATGAACGTAATCAGTATATTACCAGTTAATTGACTACATGGCATTTACGGAaccatgtatttccactaccgtcaatgaacaggctcaatcaaaatgaacattcaacattttcatttttgtcttatTATACAATCTGTGGAGCTTCTACATTTTCTTTATCGAATAACGTAAGCAATATATAATCAATAACGTTCTCCGCAGGGCATTCGCTATCATAATTTCGACAAAAAGCTAAATTTTACTACCACGTTACAGATGCATTAgtaatttaaagatacatttGCAACAAGGTACATCATTATCTAGCGCGTATGGATATGGTATTAGCAAATTTTGTAAGATTTTGAGTCGAAGCGATTTCACACTTGTCATGGCGCCTTACTAACAGATGTTATGCCCAACAATTTGAGACATATATTTGGTGTTCAGCACTTTTAAAATtagacgctacgctttcctctttaaTTGCGTATATGGTTCtttaaagtgttttgttataatcGCTTACAAGAGTATTTCTGTGTTTAACATAACGTACCATGTGACAATAGTTCGTGGAAGTATTAACTTTGCGAAGTTAAGATATCACACACAGTCCTGTACCTTGGGAACATGGTGTGGATTTCATTTCGGGGAGGTAATTTATAAAGTCTTGTCTTTAAAAATGACAACTTTTGATATAGAAAAGTGAAAAACGTACAAAAATAAGAGAAAGAACCAATAAAATTTCCCGTATAATCTGGTCAACCAAAATTGGTAAAACCAACCCTCATAAAATtgctattatttatttttcataactgctattttttgtatcatttaggccagagtttttttaataacttgggttacgggagattttccaaaaatgagcattaggaggagggaataaaaataaaaataaagcaggaaaatgttagcatcggaaaaaaaaaaaaaaatgaaaaaaaaacacaaaaaattttattttgtaaaaagtgccactgggtcaaaaaaaaaaatgttgtttcaggcaaatgtagattcacaacacagtctagataaatcagacaagttattttcccaatttgaagcattttattacccactttctttattaaagcctccatgttgtatgttatgatattatgttgtagaaactattaaatacttgaatttttttgcatgttgcttgcctgctttaaacatatatatagcttGCTAATAAATAGAGAAAAAACATGCCTGGCATTGTATTCTCTTTCTGGTGTTGGTGTGATTATATATAGTGTAGtgtagtattgttgtcacatcctatgcatattgtgtttctgaccttttaacccttagcacgctaagtttctaaaatggacaggttcatcattcaatttgggcaataccatttatcattcgaaggggtgttcactcaaaatgtactgactgaatagcgaacagtgcagaccatgatcagtctgcacggatgtgcaggatgatctaggtctgcactggtcgcaaaggcaaaaccagtcGGTTGTACCATTGTAAGGGTTAAGGAAGACGGAAATagcttttcacttttttcttttatgatttaTCCATTTTTCATTTATGCTCCGACATGGGCCATTTTACACAAtacatgccagacagtcccaagcttGTTAAGTGTGAGGGGTCTCTTAAAAGTTACTGAACTCCATATCTGGCTACAACTTTGAAAGTAATTTGAGgtagactttaaaatttaaattgcgaattttaaaaacaatcagcaaaggtactacattcaaacttacacatactttttctttgatagttcaagattttgtaatattactcagtttcaaatgttttagAATATTAAAAGTAATTGGTCCATACATGGAGTTCAGTACCCTTGCAGGGCTTCCATTatgattcaatttcatggagtcaggactgcctaacattcagattttggagtccctcttaaattttcttggagtcctacatattttcactttgtaaAGTTACCTTcaataccatcatcatcatcatcaccatcatcatcataatcattactatcatcatcatactaattggttcagaacagtgcataaagtaatagaatttagagaaaaggaccACTATAGACTGattagaaaacatcttatttaacaaaaaatattttattgttttttaaatttatagcaacagtcagcattttattaaaatcaccagacttactgttgttcagctacaaaacgaaaatccacttaaaaaatctgaagtacattttacttggagtagaattatgtcaaactacgtcattcaccttgcaatacccaaccagttaacttttatcccacatcaaagaaaatcaataaaggaaaattttgccgacactccttttgatgtcagctgccatgtgctggtcgaaatgtgtcaaagatatcagtttttaataggtcaggagacaaattgaatgttttttttttcttctaaaaatactgtaaaaggatttatcattgatgaaaatccaaagtaagtagcaaatttattaccggtcggaaaaagtgtattaatttaaactggatgtgaaatgtcatttgctaaaaTATAGTTACTTGTTGAGgtttttgtgctgaaattatcgatatattttccacaattaagTTACTTTGTCTTCCGACTTAGGAGCTTGTTTCACCAATTTAATCCAAGCCTTTTGTTGTCTGCAATTAACGCCTTCTAAACACGTCAGCTGATCTGGATAACGGTTTATATTTACAGACGTTCTCTATCAGACACGATACTTTCACACTGTCACTCACCTCAAAcactgccggtgtaatgaagtatttcgacccccatagaataatgaccccccggtcattattctatagaaaaagtgatcccccggtcatagtattatgacctccagatcatagtactttgacttccccacgtgaagtaaactgaacctcacgaagaatattgactcccataaaaaaatcgaccccggtcatttggtcaaatttagtgataactcatgtatctaaggcctaattgctgcattttatgcccccacccgggggaggggggcatatagatttgcccttgtccgtccgtctgtccgtttgaccattagccccagataccatcacttgacacagaaatcagagcattccgcaacgggaaaagggattctatttctagacgctgtatcttggtgtatacatttttttcaggaaaataacaattcacaatacgttcacaaaacacaccagtgtcaataatccctgcaaacttcggtattaaataattcttcagaagaaaactgcacaagaaactgctagcatagaacttagtattaatagaagttgaaatacttagcagtggcagtaaagtacggtagcggcaacaatagaaagtagtagtagtagtagtagtagtagtagtagtagtagtggcagtggtagcagcagcagcagcagcagaggaataagtgacagcaacaacagcagcaggagaagaagaggtagatgtacaagacgtattagtggaagcaggtatagtagtatcagtagtagcagttgtagtagtagtagtagtagtagaagtagtagtagtagtagaagaagaagaagaagttcatgtagtaatagcaatagaagtagcggcaccagtagtagtagtacaatcaaaatgttaactattggcaatggagagtattagagttgtagatctagtaaaattgcctgttaggtttggtggggatcactttttaatagatattatcgtcgaaagtctttttaggagccggtgttttacacggaaagaataacttttttaattgaatagAGTCCGGAAATTGATTTTGTATGAGaattcgaatgtagtaatttcggcagcgAGTATTTtaatggaaggagtcactttttctatagaataataaccggggtcgttattctatgagattcgaagggagtcatctttagggagtcagtattttacttggagaggtcagtttttctatagaataatgaccggggggtcgttattctatagagttttcaaagggagtcagttttttataaggggagtcaatattttacaggaaaggagtcacattttctacagaataatgaccggggggtcgttattctatgggggtcgaaatacttcattacatcgGCAGTTTTTACGAGGCTGTCGATCATCAACCGCTTTGATTAGTTATGGAGCTGAGCTAGTCACGTCGTTCTAGTAAAGTTACGTCACGgtgtgtattgattttgtcgtcctttgAGGATGTCCTTTGTACACGCTGTGATATTTATTGTAGGTTAAtagacactgttttattttccacCACGGAAAGTAGATGCAAGCGtcggggaaaataaaaataaaatcgcaattttgaattttatttttatttggattttggagaatttaggaccggcgctcccgtaacccaagttattaaaaaactctggcctaacaCTCAATAAATCCGATTCTGTTAATTCATGACTACACAAACTGTTGTTTTAGAGCCCGTTGTATATCAATCACAAGTTTCTcatcctctctctctctctctctctctctctctctatctctctctctctgtatatatatatatatatatatatatatatatatatatatatatatatatatatatatatatatatatatatatattatagcagCGTTTAATACCAAACaacaacatgcatgttttttCTCAACTTGTCATTTCTGTCCCCTATCATAACTTGCAAGGGTTTATATAGTCATAGTTGGAGCTTAATGAGTGCAAATGAGTTCAAATCGTCCTAATAATCCAAAACATTCTAAGATcgatacaatattttaaaagtttgccCCAAAAAGATGCGTGCAGTGAGCAATTTTTAGTCATTTCAGATCGTACCGTCAAATGAGATTTCAAATACACACGTATACTCTTGTATCAGTTCTGCTTCTTATTTTCTTATTGCCGTTTAAGAATTTTGGTTTCACTTTACACAGACATAAGCCATTATGAGTTAACGTGGatattttatgtcatattgtGTAGAAGTTAAGTAACAAAAATGTGTCCGCTCTGCAGTTTTCTACCTCATTGAAAAATGTTCGAATAACAAGGTAGGATATATCCAATAATAAGACTTGTAGTATGAGTATGCAACTTTCAATTATGATCTAGATCTTACGATGAgacaaaatgtacaaatttagtatttcatgtccgctctgtaatttTCAACCGCTTTGAtcgattttcaaataaatggGTGCGCATGTTTGCGAAAAAGACACATcctaactctctctctctctctctctatctcccTCTCTCTCTGTGTCTCTATTTATATgtatatgcatgtatgtatgtatgtatgtatgtacgtaggtatgtatgtatgtatatatatgtgtgtgtgtgtgtgaatgtTTTTTTCTGAGGATTTTTTCTTGCTCAATACTTCTGGTCATATGGATCAGTATCTGCACTGGCAGCgatatgcattttttaaatatacacatGTACCGGTATAATGCAACTTCCAATTATGTTGATTCAATATCAATAACAATAAATTAGCTAAATTGTAACGCGGGCAGTATATCATGGACGTTCAAAAATATTCTAGTAACTatgaatgataaaaaataacttggcacatattTGCTATAAACTTACGATCtgctttaagaaatattaaatcCAAATTCATGTTTAAACATATGAACAATTATTTCCTAGTATCTATGCTAGGATAAAATGGacatgtttgtttgtataaacAGTGCTGTGTATTAGTTTAACAGTAGTACACGCcttatatatttatagattttgAACAGATGACTGTTAGAATGTAGAtctacaaacacattttgttgacaaatttcgCCCAATAAGATTCAATTAGATTCAATTGATGATGATTTCCTACATTTTAATCAGTAGCTAAAAATAAGCTTTATTTTAGTAAAAGCTACACATTGGATATCTTTACGCAACTTCATTTATCCTTCCGTTGTAATATAACTTTAACGGAGAGACATGCATTTTTTCTCAAAGGAAATTCTAGCTTTAGTTGTTGCGATATGGGcttcttattcttattttttttattttctattattgCCTCGCGTCAgaaaaatttatacttaaaacatttgaatttctGCAAAAAAATTGCCACAGGTAATATACTCataatacaatataaaacaatatataaagcatttttgtttgtaaataaaattgtttgaatACTATATATATGTCTGAAACATGTTTTAACTGACAGAAATATGTTCAAGTATGACAAAGATTTAATTGAAATTACCACGTCCCAACCACGCATCCTCCGTACAACATATCTTAGAGATGTACATTTACACCAGAAAACATAGACAATGTAATACAAATagacaataaaaaaacaacaacaaaaaaagcaaaacaacagAAACACAGTTGGGTATTGTCTTTTAAACCGCCGTAAATTATAAATGACAAGACGTGAAAGCCATACTTATAGCGATCCAAATATATAACTATAATTAAAATGAGTTACGGCTACTGCTGATATTCATGCAGATTTGAAATGACAagcattgttattttcttttactaATTTAAGTTCTTCCTTACAAATGGGGGATATTATTCTCAGTTTTgcgatatttatatttaaataatgtaaaactaTATCGATTTCTATGAAATGTACATCTTTATTGAAGAAGAATAGTAATAGTAGAAAAGGGTAAACTTGATTACCTATTACTGATCCACTCAATCAATGTCACAATTTGATTTTCTTCCCATGATAGTGACGATATGTTCACTTGTTTCCAGAAAACTGACGTTGCATTTGTTTTTACGAGAAACGCTAGTGGGACATTATTCATGTGAAGTAAACGTGAAAGATAGAATGTCAACACTTCACCTGTAATGATATGCATCTCCTGTCAATCCTGTACAGTGTTGATTAAATTAAATGTAGCAAACATTAgaatttcaaataacatttttatatgtaacaGTCCAATCAATCAATGTTTTGTTATGTTGCTCTTTTACATCTgtgtatgttatttttttttctttacaacgTACATTAAAACATTACAGCCAGTAAAGTTACTTGAGATTACAGAATAAATTGtgactaaaaaacaaagaaaatatcaaacagggaatgccatgttccaaaaacgcagcctccccaaaacgaaacccacagcacgcagacgtgcacactacaaacacacacacacacccgcgCGCGCGGTCgagcgcgcgcacacacacacgcaaacaCACGCACGCATGTGCGTTTGTAAACAtagccaactgggtaatttcgtatgaatacacaccaacaaaCCGAGGATACGCcacgaaccggggaattccccagtttAATCTAACAATGCCACGTTAATCCTTACCTTGAAATAATTCATCTCTCGAAATTTGAGCCTATTCTGAGCGATAAAAATTTATTCCCCTGTTTGCAGGTTctagtcatacacatatctcacacacaattagAATTTTACCAGAGTGTGTATCCTTCGCAATTTTCTGCAGTTCCCCAGTtaacctgtatacaactcgtagcaCATACACACCAAGGTTTAAATCATTATCACTGATAAACACATGTTTTCGTCATTTTAAGCTCATGGGTGAAATAATAATGTTGATCATTAATTAAATACCAATCATATATGTTTTCACCTTCACAAGACGATATTATATATCTATGTTTCCGAATATCTTGTCCGGCTTATCGTTTCACCATTTTGCTGTTATTGCcatgttaataaaatgtttgataatagaaatattgaattgaaattattATAATATTCAGGAGCATCACtcaaaatatacagtttatttatgatatatcaatatatattcattttactttcaACTTCAAGCGGTGCTTATATATGCTTTGCTTTTTCCGGAAATATCTGTCAGTATTACATCTATAAAGAATTCACAACGGTTAATGCAATATGTTAACAGATGACACCACTACAGCTATATTTCAAAGTCTATAGTTGTTAAAAAGAACGTTTGTACCCGCTCAAAGAAAAGCAATATGAACGTATTGAACAATTTCTGTTCGAATTAATATACTTTTTCCACTTTATTTTGCATTTCGTTAACTCTTCTAAATTCTTCATatcatatatatctttatttacatttcgttaattcttctaaattattgatatcaattatttcttcattttaaatttatttatggtAATTCGTTCGGTATACAAACGGCCTATTACCGGTAAACTGAAATTTACGACTTGCAACTTGAATACGGCATGACTACTTATTTTTAATGAACTTGCTAAGTATTATTTATAGGGTGCAGGTATGGGCACCCGAACAGTCACTGGTATTTCAGCGGGGTTCACACGGTTCCTGCGCCCTGTTTGGGCGATTTCATAACTAAgccaattctttttaaattcttca
This sequence is a window from Mercenaria mercenaria strain notata unplaced genomic scaffold, MADL_Memer_1 contig_3849, whole genome shotgun sequence. Protein-coding genes within it:
- the LOC123548280 gene encoding four-jointed box protein 1-like isoform X2; translated protein: MNNKKIKEYDNNSWKIASDECDQIACGLSFDECVKHTIHLQGQAVEALTKSTMGVCGRQLNALITLKDGTTMCAKYRGKYKAYGEVLTFYLSRLLHMNNVPLAFLVKTNATSVFWKQVNISSLSWEENQIVTLIEWISNSSKTRLPPIIYDAFIKRQPITGRTISSSNIIDKTPEGIAEIVQWGTVILLDFLTAHLDRYVRINFAEGRGHHPSFSSNYTKNLIHSKNGKIWLIDNESTFFLSYFLTKCAKYNCVARRLRFYEVVLKTVCVFQRSVVNALMRQLRNGSIYKSLLLLSKTFQPLQGGLTFDDKYSLIADVLNKRVAQVVKWIQYCQHKHQF